In the genome of Doryrhamphus excisus isolate RoL2022-K1 chromosome 11, RoL_Dexc_1.0, whole genome shotgun sequence, one region contains:
- the lrrc32 gene encoding transforming growth factor beta activator LRRC32 isoform X1 → MAASTLLLALLIGGMASAAHRPRLPRHRPSCHTVQMSVVVCSNLSLTSAPVNLPPGIQTLDLSHNQVQNLTQETLAYRKDLRHLNLHSNKIHFIQPGLFEDMTDLKILDLSRNHLNVFAHSKNKIGTLAAVETLDLSSNGLYTGMSDFLIADSPSLVELSLNSNSITKIAQNTFGGALSLRKVSLHNNVILEIEDGAFDSLDHLTELDLSKNSITCITDFNLSRLKVLNLSKNSLEIFQSTRLTDVYDLVFLDLSENKLPCFPLLPANNAIRHLDLSRNQLQSVNMTDTAERKTHVVLNHLRYLDLSYNQLKDIPQSFFHTMTSLEVLNMSNNCIDAFLIADKDFLPAVKIINLNYNSLQRLSFGEATLQSLKELLLRGNHLSTLEQQTLQRLPSLNLLQLQENNLRVCPSDMKPCLSDHKHLHPPDCVHFSCIPNLKYLYLSQNNLKSLPVSAFADTPLSLLDLSLNSGLEMHPDSLSGLEHTLVHLFLRENNISKLNTDMSSLRSLRVVDLSTNQLTSLPAWSKESSIETLNLQNNSLVTLEHSTMVALERSLKTLYVGSNPLSCCGNLGFLHLVQHSAVVVPDIETVTCLLREDAAPVNIEKVSQEMCHSPKKVNHVIVVVVFVLFAAITLGLMVKYCKSRKRKHVRRFTA, encoded by the exons ATGGCCGCCTCGACGCTGCTCCTCGCGCTCCTCATCGGTGGCATGGCGTCCGCCGCTCACCGTCCCCGCCTTCCCCGCCACCGCCCTTCCTGCCACACG GTCCAGATGAGCGTGGTGGTCTGCAGCAATCTGAGCCTCACCAGCGCCCCAGTCAACCTCCCCCCAGGTATACAAACGCTGGACCTCTCACACAACCAGGTCCAGAACCTCACCCAGGAAACCCTGGCGTACCGCAAGGACCTCCGTCACCTCAACCTCCACTCAAACAAGATCCACTTCATCCAGCCTGGACTCTTTGAAGACATGACTGATCTTAAAATCCTGGATCTGTCCAGGaatcatttaaatgtatttgcgcattccaaaaacaaaattgggACTCTTGCAGCCGTGGAGACTCTTGATCTGTCCAGTAATGGGTTGTACACCGGCATGTCCGACTTCTTAATCGCGGACTCCCCCTCACTCGTGGAGCTGTCCTTGAACAGTAACAGCATCACCAAAATAGCACAAAACACTTTCGGGGGAGCTTTGTCTTTGAGGAAAGTCAGCCTCCACAACAACGTCATTCTGGAGATCGAAGATGGTGCCTTCGACTCTCTGGATCATCTCACCGAGCTCGATTTGTCCAAGAATTCCATCACGTGCATCACAGACTTCAATCTGAGTCGGTTAAAAGTGTTAAACCTCAGCAAGAACAGCCTTGAGATTTTCCAGAGCACGAGACTGACCGATGTGTACGACCTGGTCTTTTTGGATCTGAGCGAAAACAAGCTGCCTTGCTTCCCGCTGCTCCCGGCAAACAACGCCATCCGACATTTGGACCTTTCACGCAATCAACTGCAGAGCGTCAACATGACCGACACGGCAGAAAGAAAGACCCACGTGGTTTTGAATCACCTGAGATACTTGGACTTGAGTTACAACCAACTCAAGGACATACCCCAGTCTTTTTTCCACACGATGACCTCCCTGGAGGTCCTGAACATGAGCAACAACTGTATAGACGCATTTTTGATCGCTGACAAAGACTTTCTACCCGCAGTGAAGATTATCAACCTCAACTATAATTCCTTACAGAGACTTTCATTCGGCGAAGCTACTCTACAATCTTTGAAAGAGCTTTTACTACGAGGAAACCACCTCAGCACCCTTGAACAGCAAACACTCCAGAGACTTCCAAGTCTAAACCTCCTGCAGCTTCAGGAGAACAACCTGAGAGTCTGCCCCTCGGACATGAAACCATGCCTGTCAGACCACAAGCACCTCCATCCTCCAGACTGCGTCCATTTCTCTTGCATTCCCAATCTGAAGTACCTTTACCTTTCACAGAACAACCTGAAGAGTTTACCTGTCAGtgcatttgctgatacccctctGAGCCTACTGGACTTGTCCCTCAACTCCGGCCTGGAAATGCATCCAGACTCTCTGTCCGGTCTGGAGCACACCCTAGTCCACCTCTTCCTGAGAGAAAACAACATTTCCAAGCTGAATACGGATATGTCATCGCTAAGGAGCCTCAGAGTCGTAGACCTGTCCACCAACCAGCTGACCAGTCTCCCCGCATGGTCCAAAGAGTCATCCATCGAGACGCTCAATCTGCAGAACAACAGCTTAGTCACTCTAGAACACAGCACCATGGTTGCTCTGGAACGCTCGTTAAAAACACTCTATGTGGGTTCCAACCCTCTCAGCTGCTGCGGCAACCTCGGCTTCCTGCATTTGGTCCAACACTCGGCCGTGGTGGTGCCCGACATCGAGACGGTCACCTGCCTTCTAAGGGAGGACGCGGCACCGGTCAATATCGAGAAAGTGAGCCAGGAAATGTGTCACAGCCCAAAGAAAGTCAAccatgttattgttgttgtcgtGTTTGTGTTGTTCGCGGCGATCACATTGGGACTGATGGTGAAATACTGCAAGTCGAGGAAACGGAAGCATGTCCGAAGGTTTACTGCATGA
- the lrrc32 gene encoding transforming growth factor beta activator LRRC32 isoform X2 has translation MSVVVCSNLSLTSAPVNLPPGIQTLDLSHNQVQNLTQETLAYRKDLRHLNLHSNKIHFIQPGLFEDMTDLKILDLSRNHLNVFAHSKNKIGTLAAVETLDLSSNGLYTGMSDFLIADSPSLVELSLNSNSITKIAQNTFGGALSLRKVSLHNNVILEIEDGAFDSLDHLTELDLSKNSITCITDFNLSRLKVLNLSKNSLEIFQSTRLTDVYDLVFLDLSENKLPCFPLLPANNAIRHLDLSRNQLQSVNMTDTAERKTHVVLNHLRYLDLSYNQLKDIPQSFFHTMTSLEVLNMSNNCIDAFLIADKDFLPAVKIINLNYNSLQRLSFGEATLQSLKELLLRGNHLSTLEQQTLQRLPSLNLLQLQENNLRVCPSDMKPCLSDHKHLHPPDCVHFSCIPNLKYLYLSQNNLKSLPVSAFADTPLSLLDLSLNSGLEMHPDSLSGLEHTLVHLFLRENNISKLNTDMSSLRSLRVVDLSTNQLTSLPAWSKESSIETLNLQNNSLVTLEHSTMVALERSLKTLYVGSNPLSCCGNLGFLHLVQHSAVVVPDIETVTCLLREDAAPVNIEKVSQEMCHSPKKVNHVIVVVVFVLFAAITLGLMVKYCKSRKRKHVRRFTA, from the coding sequence ATGAGCGTGGTGGTCTGCAGCAATCTGAGCCTCACCAGCGCCCCAGTCAACCTCCCCCCAGGTATACAAACGCTGGACCTCTCACACAACCAGGTCCAGAACCTCACCCAGGAAACCCTGGCGTACCGCAAGGACCTCCGTCACCTCAACCTCCACTCAAACAAGATCCACTTCATCCAGCCTGGACTCTTTGAAGACATGACTGATCTTAAAATCCTGGATCTGTCCAGGaatcatttaaatgtatttgcgcattccaaaaacaaaattgggACTCTTGCAGCCGTGGAGACTCTTGATCTGTCCAGTAATGGGTTGTACACCGGCATGTCCGACTTCTTAATCGCGGACTCCCCCTCACTCGTGGAGCTGTCCTTGAACAGTAACAGCATCACCAAAATAGCACAAAACACTTTCGGGGGAGCTTTGTCTTTGAGGAAAGTCAGCCTCCACAACAACGTCATTCTGGAGATCGAAGATGGTGCCTTCGACTCTCTGGATCATCTCACCGAGCTCGATTTGTCCAAGAATTCCATCACGTGCATCACAGACTTCAATCTGAGTCGGTTAAAAGTGTTAAACCTCAGCAAGAACAGCCTTGAGATTTTCCAGAGCACGAGACTGACCGATGTGTACGACCTGGTCTTTTTGGATCTGAGCGAAAACAAGCTGCCTTGCTTCCCGCTGCTCCCGGCAAACAACGCCATCCGACATTTGGACCTTTCACGCAATCAACTGCAGAGCGTCAACATGACCGACACGGCAGAAAGAAAGACCCACGTGGTTTTGAATCACCTGAGATACTTGGACTTGAGTTACAACCAACTCAAGGACATACCCCAGTCTTTTTTCCACACGATGACCTCCCTGGAGGTCCTGAACATGAGCAACAACTGTATAGACGCATTTTTGATCGCTGACAAAGACTTTCTACCCGCAGTGAAGATTATCAACCTCAACTATAATTCCTTACAGAGACTTTCATTCGGCGAAGCTACTCTACAATCTTTGAAAGAGCTTTTACTACGAGGAAACCACCTCAGCACCCTTGAACAGCAAACACTCCAGAGACTTCCAAGTCTAAACCTCCTGCAGCTTCAGGAGAACAACCTGAGAGTCTGCCCCTCGGACATGAAACCATGCCTGTCAGACCACAAGCACCTCCATCCTCCAGACTGCGTCCATTTCTCTTGCATTCCCAATCTGAAGTACCTTTACCTTTCACAGAACAACCTGAAGAGTTTACCTGTCAGtgcatttgctgatacccctctGAGCCTACTGGACTTGTCCCTCAACTCCGGCCTGGAAATGCATCCAGACTCTCTGTCCGGTCTGGAGCACACCCTAGTCCACCTCTTCCTGAGAGAAAACAACATTTCCAAGCTGAATACGGATATGTCATCGCTAAGGAGCCTCAGAGTCGTAGACCTGTCCACCAACCAGCTGACCAGTCTCCCCGCATGGTCCAAAGAGTCATCCATCGAGACGCTCAATCTGCAGAACAACAGCTTAGTCACTCTAGAACACAGCACCATGGTTGCTCTGGAACGCTCGTTAAAAACACTCTATGTGGGTTCCAACCCTCTCAGCTGCTGCGGCAACCTCGGCTTCCTGCATTTGGTCCAACACTCGGCCGTGGTGGTGCCCGACATCGAGACGGTCACCTGCCTTCTAAGGGAGGACGCGGCACCGGTCAATATCGAGAAAGTGAGCCAGGAAATGTGTCACAGCCCAAAGAAAGTCAAccatgttattgttgttgtcgtGTTTGTGTTGTTCGCGGCGATCACATTGGGACTGATGGTGAAATACTGCAAGTCGAGGAAACGGAAGCATGTCCGAAGGTTTACTGCATGA